A stretch of the Lolium perenne isolate Kyuss_39 chromosome 3, Kyuss_2.0, whole genome shotgun sequence genome encodes the following:
- the LOC127343422 gene encoding uncharacterized protein, with translation MEHQAPEQDQEQGQGPAQEEEQEQELALEGLTLQAQQHEMVTELFAGVDFVRLRSGRAYLHAADDGRSVCLDRRAASRNAVWAVTVDLCERTATTHVLLRGAYGRYLGAPDATAGCSFLPTCRAAAQRDRDGQQVLALLWRPCPTTRQGVFRLCDPSGRYLRANPGCLLPPCRRGVSVSACAGASRGLGKAIQWVFEPVPRGARPLLQRPPESLWGWLFAHVPLSGLCMRWFSGREIRWQRADESGAFSEDNWRSTRFTGRHTILLERQLVALLPREIGSHPQYTVCVRAGLNGLPTPLAIDLPRSREPLNVVLFAYTATAEDRFIYPDLNAAANPPLVTNRTADPPLRLPRTLS, from the exons ATGGAGCACCAGGCGCCGGAGCAGGATCAGGAGCAGGGGCAGGGGCCGGcgcaggaggaggagcaggagcaggagctggCGCTGGAGGGGCTGACGCTGCAGGCGCAGCAGCACGAGATGGTGACGGAGCTGTTCGCCGGCGTGGACTTCGTGCGTCTGCGGAGCGGCCGCGCGTACCTGCACGCCGCCGACGACGGGCGCTCCGTCTGCCTCGACCGCCGCGCCGCGTCGCGCAACGCGGTGTGGGCCGTCACGGTGGACCTCTGCGAACGCACCGCCACGACGCACGTCCTCCTACGCGGCGCCTACGGCCGCTACCTCGGGGCCCCCGACGCCACCGCGGGCTGCTCCTTCCTCCCCACCTGCCGCGCCGCCGCGCAGCGCGACCGCGACGGGCAGCAGGTCCTCGCCCTCCTGTGGCGGCCCTGCCCCACGACCCGCCAGGGCGTCTTCCGGCTTTGCGACCCGTCCGGGCGCTACCTCCGCGCCAACCCGGGGTGCCTCCTGCCGCCGTGCCGCCGCGGAGTCTCCGTCTCCGCCTGCGCTGGCGCTTCCCGCGGCCTCGGCAAGGCCATCCAGTGGGTGTTCGAGCCCGTCCCCAGGGGAGCCAGGCCGCTACTCCAGAGACCGCCTGAG TCGCTGTGGGGCTGGCTCTTCGCCCACGTTCCGCTGTCCGGCCTCTGCATGCGCTGGTTCTCGGGGCGGGAGATCCGGTGGCAACGCGCTGACGAGTCCGGCGCCTTCAGCGAAGACAACTGGCGCTCCACACGGTTCACTGGGAGGCACACGATCCTCCTGGAGAGGCAGCTGGTGGCACTGCTGCCCCGGGAGATTGGCTCCCACCCCCAGTACACTGTCTGCGTCCGCGCTGGTCTCAATGGGCTGCCGACCCCTCTGGCCATCGACCTGCCTCGCAGCCGGGAGCCCCTGAACGTCGTGCTTTTCGCCTACACCGCAACAG CGGAGGATCGGTTCATATACCCAGATCTGAACGCAGCTGCAAATCCGCCTCTGGTGACCAACCGCACTGCAGATCCGCCTCTTCGACTCCCTCGCACTTTGTCCTAG
- the LOC127343425 gene encoding reticulon-like protein B2, giving the protein MPPHLPSNPDHGQHVARPYHRHKSIHRLLGGGKAADVLLWKDRNLSAGVLAGATLIWFLFDVVEYNIVPLLCQIAIFTMLVIFIASNAAPLFDIDPPRIPQVVISEHTFREMALTIRYKLTNAVSLLYDIACGKDLKKFLLVVGSLLVLSVIGGSCSFTSLLYLGFLCALTLPVLYQRYEPEVDHLVARGGEDIKKFYEKIDANLLNKIPRGPVKTKFR; this is encoded by the exons ATGCCTCCTCATCTCCCCAGCAATCCTGACCACGGACAACATGTGGCAAGACCATACCACAGGCACAAGTCGATCCATCGGCTTCTGGGTGGAGGCAAAG CTGCGGACGTTCTGCTGTGGAAGGACAGGAATTTATCTGCTGGAGTTCTTGCTGGGGCCACACTGATATGGTTCCTCTTCGACGTGGTTGAGTACAATATAGTTCCGCTCCTTTGCCAGATTGCCATCTTCACTATGCTTGTGATCTTCATCGCTTCAAATGCTGCACCACTCTTCGACAT AGACCCACCAAGGATTCCACAAGTTGTCATCTCTGAACATACCTTCAGAGAAATGGCCTTGACCATTCGTTACAAATTGACAAATGCTGTATCTCTTCTTTATGATATCGCATGCGGAAAGGATCTGAAGAAATTCCTACTG GTGGTAGGATCCCTGCTGGTATTGTCAGTGATTGGAGGTTCTTGCAGCTTCACAAGCCTACTCTATCTTG GATTCTTGTGCGCCCTCACTTTGCCAGTGTTGTATCAACGATACGAGCCAGAAGTGGACCATCTCGTTGCAAGAGGTGGCGAAGACATCAAGAAGTTCTATGAGAAGATCGATGCCAATTTGCTCAACAAAATACCAAGAGGACCTGTCAAGACAAAATTCAGATAA
- the LOC127343424 gene encoding uncharacterized protein, with the protein MEAWVRAAVEAIHSSRAQAVIYLAGGASQALGWLLSVPGASGSVLEVVVPYSRASMVQLLGKSPLQFTSKQAAEDMALAAFNRALKISGPGLQVMGVGFTGSLASSRPKQGEHRFYVSTRTQNCLRTSHVTLSKGLRNREEEDKVSSYFVLKAIADACRVSATIQTDLQEPEIPKESVEQFDEDQELQQVIDGQVCMKVYHFSDPAEKNFDRKLILPGSFNPLHDGHLRLLEVASSMCDDGLPCFEISAINADKPPLSIAEIKRRVEQFRKAGKNVIISNQPYFYKKAELFPGSAFIIGADTAARLVNPKYYGGDFNRMLEILLECKNTGTTFLVGGREIEGVFKVLEDLDIPRELKAMFISIPEEKFRMDISSTELRKSQGL; encoded by the exons ATGGAGGCTTGGGTCCGCGCcgccgtggaggccatccactCGTCTCGCGCGCAAGCCGTCATCTACCTCGCCGGCGGGGCCTCCCAG GCGCTCGGTTGGCTCCTCTCCGTGCCCGGCGCGTCCGGCAGCGTCCTCGAGGTCGTCGTGCCTTACTCCAGGGCCTCTATGGTGCAGCTACTCGGCAAG TCGCCCTTGCAATTTACAAGCAAGCAGGCCGCAGAGGACATGGCGCTGGCCGCGTTCAACCGTGCCCTCAAGATTTCTGGACCAG GTCTACAAGTAATGGGTGTTGGCTTTACTGGGTCACTAGCTAGCTCACGCCCAAAACAGGGTGAACACAG GTTCTATGTGTCAACGCGAACACAAAATTGCCTCAGGACATCACATGTAACATTGTCTAAG GGTTTACGGAATAGAGAGGAAGAGGACAAGGTTTCAAGTTATTTtgtgctcaag GCAATTGCAGATGCATGCAGAGTTTCTGCTACCATTCAGACAGACCTTCAAGAACCTGAAATTCCAAAAGAAAGTGTGGAACAGTTTGATGAAGACCAAGAGCTCCAGCAAGTTATTGATGGTCAAGTCTGCATGAAAGTATACCACTTTTCTG ATCCAGCAGAAAAGAATTTTGACCGGAAACTAATTCTACCTGGTTCATTCAACCCCTTGCATGATGGCCACCTTAGGTTGTTAGAGGTTGCATCAAG CATGTGTGATGATGGACTTCCGTGCTTTGAGATATCAGCAATCAATGCGGACAAGCCCCCACTATCTATTGCAGAAATTAAGCGCCGTGTTGAACAATTCAGAAAAGCAG GGAAGAACGTGATCATATCTAACCAACCATACTTTTACAAGAAAGCGGAACTTTTCCCAGGCAGTGCTTTTATAATAGGTGCAGACACTGCAGCAAGGCTTGTTAAT CCTAAGTATTATGGAGGTGACTTCAACAGAATGCTGGAGATTCTTCTTGAATGCAAAAACACTGGCACAACATTTCTTGTTGGTGGTCGAGAGATCGAAGGAGTTTTCAAG GTCCTTGAAGATTTAGACATTCCAAGAGAGTTGAAGGCCATGTTTATCTCTATACCAGAGGAGAAGTTCCGGATGGACATTTCATCTACTGAATTAAGAAAAAGCCAAGGGCTCTGA
- the LOC127343427 gene encoding uncharacterized protein produces MAFKQVFYALREVFPQVDLRILKAVASQYSSDVDAAVGFVFSDVLPAVSEPTETHYALQDIDYAEHDHTDSKKPNLHSGRIPLVDLGAQEDASVLFGTSAENSRTVGGCNPFLEYDGPFCSNNKIENCSQIEDKVVINETKNPTTEMNSLLQEHYFQVGSSQTSAIEPHMIDYEQSASGGCSDHCASGKDIVSPEAENIGNPKQYNDNFELSDLFASSGSMLPLFLGSSSGCAVKHEGQMPLRLSNAVSEHDITSSEDNCYLETLFVNFHSKEDSQTSKNLLDAPTFHTLPKANENYDLQVLFENIDNTGKESGVLHIAENLPELNNLANDGSFHNLFAELSTVDKTTEAPSNFPGKGGSDRVHKEELTLIHSNNCGTSNSTCNFNDDKHFVCPIVELDAFRPNEEWKMPGAHKSEGILDISTHSYHITDLNKNISDTTKSKELLTSLYESTIMRMKEVELQEENSRLAKQNANKAHQNYLAMVEHFTQLIENSKESNDKQAQVVGEEKCLLVALTQDLQSRLAKLSAQRDEALATVQEIKCELDARLATSMEEEAIALEDIMQTEKVALLVRKDKESTVGSIMEESRKLQKESEENILLRGLLLDQGRLIDIMQGEISSIHANVVAMKERISGSKLKSALVLTGCSAHSYQKDDCKSASVDTDWPMGNVDNRNDLPQEEITRSLAKDHAMSSDDEEGWEVLETNNA; encoded by the exons ATGGCCTTCAAGCAGGTCTTCTACGCCCTGCGTGAGGTTTTCCCACAG GTTGATCTTCGAATACTGAAGGCTGTAGCCAGTCAATATTCCTCTGATGTCGATGCAGCTGTCGGATTTGTTTTCTCCGATGTCCTTCCAGCAGTAAGCGAACCTACCGAAACACATTATGCACTCCAAGATATTGATTATGCCGAACACGATCATACTGATT CCAAGAAGCCTAACTTACACTCTGGAAGGATCCCATTGGTGGATCTAGGAGCTCAAGAGGATGCTAGTGTCCTATTTGGTACGTCAGCTGAGAACAGCCGCACTGTTGGTGGATGTAATCCATTTTTAGAGTATGATGGACCATTCTGcagtaacaacaaaatagaaaattGTTCCCAGATTGAGGATAAGGTGGTTATAAATGAAACAAAAAATCCTACAACAGAAATGAACAGCCTTCTTCAGGAGCATTATTTTCAGGTTGGATCGTCACAGACATCTGCAATAGAGCCACACATGATAGACTATGAGCAGTCTGCTTCAGGAGGATGTAGTGATCATTGTGCATCCGGAAAGGATATAGTAAGTCCAGAGGCTGAAAATATAGGCAACCCCAAGCAGTATAACGATAATTTTGAGCTCTCAGATTTGTTTGCCTCTTCTGGGAGTATGTTGCCATTATTTTTGGGGAGCTCTTCAGGTTGTGCAGTGAAACATGAAGGGCAAATGCCTCTGAGACTTTCTAATGCCGTAAGTGAACATGATATCACAAGTTCAGAAGATAACTGTTACTTggaaaccttgtttgtgaattttCACTCGAAGGAAGACAGTCAGACATCAAAGAACTTGCTGGATGCTCCAACTTTCCATACACTGCCGAAAGCAAATGAAAATTATGACTTGCAAGTTTTGTTTGAAAATATTGATAATACTGGAAAAGAGTCGGGCGTGCTCCATATTGCAGAAAATCTCCCAGAACTCAATAATTTGGCAAATGATGGCAGCTTCCACAATTTATTTGCCGAACTATCCACAGTTGACAAGACGACAGAAGCACCTTCGAATTTTCCTGGGAAGGGTGGCTCCGATAGAGTTCATAAGGAAGAGCTAACTTTAATACATTCCAATAATTGTGGAACTTCTAATAGTACATGTAATTTCAACGATGATAAACACTTTGTATGCCCAATTGTTGAGCTTGATGCATTTCGGCCTAATGAAGAATGGAAGATGCCCGGTGCACATAAAAGTGAGGGAATTCTCGATATCTCTACTCATTCATATCATATCACTGATTTAAACAAGAATATATCTGATACCACTAAAAGCAAG GAATTATTGACTTCTTTGTATGAATCAACAATCATGAGGATGAAGGAGGTGGAGCTTCAGGAAGAAAATTCTCGACTAGCAAAACAAAATGCTAACAAGGCACATCAAAATTATCTTGCCATGGTAGAGCACTTTACTCAGCTCATTGAGAATTCCAAAGAGTCAAATGATAAG CAAGCTCAAGTAGTGGGCGAAGAAAAATGTTTGTTGGTGGCTCTAACTCAGGACCTTCAGTCTCGACTTGCCAAATTGTCTGCTCAACGAGATGAAGCACTTGCAACTGTTCAGGAG ATTAAATGTGAACTAGATGCACGTCTAGCAACTTCGATGGAAGAAGAAGCTATAGCCCTGGAGGACATTATGCAAACAGAGAAAGTAGCTCTATTGGTGCGTAAAGACAAGGAATCTACAGTGGGGAGCATAATGGAGGAGTCAAGAAAGCTCCAAAAGGAATCCGAAGAAAACATTTTG TTGAGAGGACTATTGTTGGACCAGGGTCGCCTCATTGATATCATGCA AGGAGAAATATCAAGCATCCATGCAAATGTTGTAGCAATGAAAGAGAGAATTAGTGGAAGCAAGCTCAAATCAGCCTTGGTGTTAACTGGCTGCTCAGCTCATTCTTACCAGAAGGATGATTGCAAGAGTGCATCTGTGGACACAGACTGGCCTATGGGGAACGTCGATAACAGAAATGATCTGCCTCAGGAGGAGATTACAAGGAGCCTTGCCAAGGACCATGCCATGTCTTCGGATGACGAAGAAGGATGGGAGGTGCTGGAAACAAATAATGCCTAG